The following coding sequences are from one Reyranella humidisoli window:
- a CDS encoding glycosyltransferase translates to MQSISPTVTVVAPTFNESQNLPRLVALLDKTMGDIPWEVVFVDDNSPDGTWKVAKQLSRDDPRVRCLRRVGRRGLAGACIEGALSSAAPYVAVMDADLQHDETILPAMIAKLQNDEADIVIGSRFVGDGSAEEGFSARRAFASKVATRLSSIVIGRQVSDPMSGFFALKREVFETVAPNLISSGFKILLDILASTRGQVRVAEVAYHFRSRQEGLSKFDSRAMMDFLGLLVHRLTGGAISVRFLFFMIVGAIGLALHLIVLRLGMLGGLGFEVAQSLATVIAMTSNFLINNLLTYSDMKLKGLSALGGLLKFYVVCGVGALANIGVASWMFVSNESWWIAGIAGVVVGATFNYTMSSIFVWRQQQN, encoded by the coding sequence ATGCAATCGATTTCCCCGACGGTTACCGTCGTCGCGCCGACGTTCAACGAGTCGCAGAACCTGCCTCGCCTTGTCGCCCTGCTCGACAAGACGATGGGCGACATTCCCTGGGAAGTCGTCTTCGTCGACGACAATAGCCCCGACGGCACCTGGAAGGTGGCCAAGCAGCTTTCCCGGGACGATCCGCGCGTGCGCTGTCTGCGTCGCGTCGGCCGTCGCGGCCTGGCGGGCGCCTGCATCGAGGGCGCGCTGAGTTCCGCCGCGCCCTACGTGGCCGTGATGGATGCCGACCTGCAGCATGACGAGACCATCCTGCCGGCGATGATCGCCAAACTGCAGAACGACGAGGCCGACATCGTGATCGGGAGCCGCTTCGTGGGCGACGGCAGCGCCGAGGAAGGCTTCTCCGCCCGCCGCGCCTTCGCCAGCAAGGTCGCGACCCGCCTCTCCTCCATCGTCATCGGCCGCCAGGTCTCCGATCCGATGAGCGGCTTCTTCGCCTTGAAGCGCGAGGTGTTCGAGACCGTCGCGCCCAACCTGATCTCTTCCGGCTTCAAGATCCTGCTCGACATCCTGGCCAGCACGCGTGGCCAGGTGCGGGTCGCCGAGGTCGCCTACCATTTCCGCTCCCGGCAGGAGGGCCTGTCGAAATTCGACAGCCGGGCCATGATGGACTTCCTCGGCCTGCTGGTGCATCGCCTGACCGGCGGCGCCATCTCGGTCCGCTTCCTGTTCTTCATGATCGTGGGCGCCATCGGCCTTGCCCTGCACCTCATCGTGCTGCGGCTCGGCATGCTCGGCGGGCTCGGCTTCGAAGTGGCGCAGTCGCTGGCGACGGTCATCGCCATGACCTCCAACTTCCTGATCAACAACCTGCTGACCTACAGCGACATGAAGCTGAAGGGCCTGTCCGCGCTGGGCGGGCTGCTGAAGTTCTATGTCGTGTGCGGCGTGGGCGCGCTCGCCAACATCGGCGTGGCGTCGTGGATGTTCGTGTCGAACGAGAGCTGGTGGATTGCGGGCATCGCCGGCGTCGTCGTCGGCGCCACCTTCAACTACACGATGAGCTCGATCTTCGTCTGGCGGCAGCAGCAGAACTAA
- a CDS encoding SDR family NAD(P)-dependent oxidoreductase → MDQKKRIVVVGATSSIAEHCCRLWVQKGPVELILVARNVALAERIATDLRARGGAVDVSVETMDFLSVPAIAEAVARWTTQAPVDIALIAHGVLSPQLPCQEDLARAHEALEVNGVSPVLFAEAFAGAMERAGNGTIALIGSVAGDRGRRANYVYGASKALMDRYAQGLQHRFAATGVKVVLIKPGPTDTPMTAQYKAQGRKLASVESVAEGTVNAIERGTPVAYLPRKWQLIMFVVRNLPNFIFNRLNI, encoded by the coding sequence TTGGACCAGAAGAAGCGCATCGTCGTGGTCGGCGCGACCTCTTCCATCGCCGAGCATTGCTGCCGGCTGTGGGTGCAGAAGGGACCGGTCGAGCTGATCCTGGTCGCGCGCAACGTGGCCCTGGCCGAGCGCATCGCCACCGACCTGCGGGCGCGCGGCGGAGCCGTCGACGTGTCGGTCGAGACGATGGACTTCCTGTCGGTACCGGCCATCGCCGAGGCGGTGGCGCGCTGGACCACGCAGGCGCCGGTCGACATCGCGCTGATTGCCCATGGCGTTCTGTCGCCGCAGCTTCCCTGTCAGGAAGATCTCGCGCGTGCGCACGAGGCGCTCGAGGTCAACGGGGTCTCGCCGGTCCTGTTCGCCGAGGCCTTCGCGGGCGCGATGGAGCGCGCCGGCAACGGCACGATTGCCCTGATCGGGTCGGTCGCCGGCGATCGTGGCCGTCGTGCCAACTACGTCTACGGCGCCTCGAAGGCCCTGATGGATCGCTACGCCCAGGGCCTGCAGCACCGCTTTGCCGCCACGGGCGTAAAGGTCGTGCTGATCAAGCCCGGCCCCACCGACACGCCGATGACGGCGCAGTACAAGGCGCAGGGCCGGAAGCTGGCCTCGGTCGAGTCCGTGGCCGAAGGCACCGTGAACGCGATCGAGCGCGGCACGCCGGTCGCCTATCTGCCGCGCAAGTGGCAGCTCATCATGTTCGTCGTGCGCAACCTGCCGAACTTCATTTTCAACAGGCTCAACATCTGA
- a CDS encoding FAD-binding oxidoreductase, which yields MRPVSSWGRLSAEPHQVVDLSDIAALVDQTRGMGPAIPLGMGRSYGDACLNPGGSLLNTARLDRFHSFDPETGRLVCEAGVQLRDIQRFMLPRGWSLPVIPGTQIVSVGGAIANDVHGKNHHRVGSFGHHVRNLKLVRTDGQAIDCGPGVNPDLFAATVGGIGLTGLIATAELQLQPVAGPWLDTEILPYRSLDEFLTLADDSESLWEHTVSWLDCTAGRRTRGIFLRANPAVDQAGKPPVPSRRAVPVTPPLSLFNRLTLPVFNTLYYHLNAHRGGTKRRPFDTFLFPLDDVQDWNRLYGPRGFYQYQLVVPRDAGPAALRDILDIIAKSGQGSFLAVIKTFGERASPGLLSFPMPGITLSLDFPNRGARTERLFVELDAVVRAAGGRLYLAKDARMPRDLFDAGYPKAPELARFRDPGMSSGMSRRLMGH from the coding sequence ATGAGACCTGTTTCCTCCTGGGGACGCCTGAGCGCGGAACCTCATCAAGTCGTAGATCTGTCCGATATCGCCGCTCTGGTCGACCAGACGCGGGGCATGGGACCCGCGATCCCGCTCGGTATGGGCCGCAGCTACGGCGACGCCTGCCTGAACCCCGGAGGTTCGCTGCTGAATACGGCACGGCTCGACCGCTTCCATTCCTTTGACCCCGAGACGGGGCGGCTGGTCTGCGAGGCCGGCGTACAGCTTCGCGACATTCAGCGTTTCATGCTGCCGCGCGGCTGGAGCCTGCCGGTGATCCCCGGGACGCAGATCGTGAGCGTGGGCGGCGCCATCGCCAACGACGTACACGGCAAGAACCATCATCGCGTCGGCTCGTTCGGCCACCACGTCCGGAACCTCAAGCTGGTGCGCACCGACGGCCAGGCAATCGATTGCGGGCCGGGCGTGAACCCCGACCTGTTCGCCGCGACCGTGGGTGGCATCGGCCTCACCGGGTTGATCGCCACGGCCGAGCTGCAGCTTCAACCGGTCGCGGGACCGTGGCTCGATACCGAGATCCTGCCCTATCGCAGCCTCGACGAGTTCCTGACCCTGGCCGACGATTCGGAGTCGCTCTGGGAGCACACCGTGTCCTGGCTCGACTGCACCGCCGGCCGCCGCACCCGCGGCATCTTCCTGCGGGCCAATCCGGCGGTCGACCAGGCGGGCAAGCCGCCGGTGCCGAGCCGTCGCGCGGTGCCGGTGACGCCGCCCCTGTCGCTGTTCAACCGGCTGACGCTGCCGGTCTTCAACACGCTCTACTACCACCTCAACGCCCATCGCGGCGGGACAAAGCGCCGGCCGTTCGACACCTTCCTGTTCCCGCTCGACGACGTGCAGGACTGGAACCGGCTCTACGGACCGCGCGGCTTCTACCAGTACCAGCTGGTGGTACCGCGCGACGCTGGTCCGGCCGCCCTGCGCGACATCCTCGACATCATCGCGAAGTCGGGCCAAGGCTCCTTCCTCGCGGTCATCAAGACCTTCGGCGAGCGCGCCTCGCCCGGCCTGCTGAGCTTTCCGATGCCCGGCATCACCCTCTCGCTCGACTTCCCCAACCGGGGCGCTCGCACCGAGCGGCTGTTCGTCGAACTCGATGCCGTCGTTCGTGCCGCCGGGGGACGCCTCTACCTCGCCAAGGACGCGCGCATGCCGCGCGACCTGTTCGACGCGGGCTATCCAAAAGCGCCGGAGCTTGCGAGATTCCGCGATCCTGGGATGAGCTCCGGCATGTCCCGCCGTTTGATGGGGCATTGA
- a CDS encoding decaprenyl-phosphate phosphoribosyltransferase, translating to MSSSSSGGMIVGLIQLVRPRQWVKNGFVFAPLVFAREFTNPASIKLSLLAFALFCAASSACYIVNDLHDIERDRRHPTKRFSRPLAAGRVSRGGALGLLGLILAGLAVAAVFQPYVMAVIAGYLILNVAYTFVLKQQPVLDIFSIAIGFVLRICAGAVVLDLPLSGWMLITTLCLALYLAAVKRRQELLGSGSDGREVLEKYSPALIERYAEMSATGALVFYSLFVMSANQKLTATIPLVIFGLFRYWYVVERLGAGESPTDALLSDLPLLATVVAWVGVCAIVLYT from the coding sequence ATGAGTTCGTCTTCGTCGGGCGGCATGATCGTGGGGCTGATCCAACTGGTGCGGCCCCGCCAGTGGGTGAAGAACGGCTTCGTCTTCGCCCCCCTGGTGTTCGCCCGCGAGTTCACGAATCCGGCCTCCATCAAGCTTTCGCTGCTGGCCTTTGCGCTGTTCTGCGCGGCCTCGTCGGCGTGCTACATCGTTAACGACCTGCACGACATCGAGCGCGACCGGCGCCATCCCACCAAGCGCTTCTCCCGGCCGCTGGCCGCCGGGCGCGTCTCGCGCGGCGGCGCGCTCGGGCTGCTGGGCCTGATCCTGGCGGGGCTTGCCGTGGCCGCGGTCTTCCAGCCGTACGTCATGGCGGTAATCGCGGGCTACCTTATCCTCAACGTCGCCTACACCTTCGTGCTGAAGCAGCAGCCGGTGCTCGACATCTTCAGCATCGCCATCGGCTTCGTGCTGCGCATCTGTGCCGGTGCCGTCGTGCTCGACCTGCCGCTCTCGGGCTGGATGCTGATCACGACCCTCTGCCTGGCGCTCTATCTCGCCGCCGTGAAGCGGCGGCAGGAACTGCTGGGCAGCGGCTCGGATGGGCGCGAGGTGCTGGAAAAGTATTCTCCGGCGCTGATCGAGCGCTATGCCGAGATGTCGGCGACCGGCGCGCTGGTCTTCTACAGCCTGTTCGTCATGTCGGCGAACCAGAAGCTGACGGCGACCATCCCCTTGGTGATCTTCGGCCTGTTCCGCTACTGGTACGTGGTCGAGCGGCTGGGGGCCGGCGAATCGCCGACCGATGCGCTGCTGTCGGACCTGCCGCTGCTGGCCACGGTCGTGGCCTGGGTCGGCGTCTGCGCGATCGTCCTCTACACCTAG